The sequence TGCCGGAGGCGGCCGGCGCAAGGCTTACTCAGCCAAACCTGCAGGCGGACAAGGCGGCGGCAACCGTCAACGTAGTAGCTAAACTCTAGATCAAAACAAAAAGGGGCCTTTCCGGAAACAGAGAGGCCCCTTTTTACGTCCTAAAGACGCGCAACTATGCCCTTGGCAGCACGTTACTTTAGCGTTCCGCTAAACCACATGTAGCCTTCTTCATCGTCCGAATATGTTGAAGTGCCATCCAGCATTTCCGAATAGTGGGCCTTGCCTTCAACCGCCCGTCCAAACCGGCGCGAATGCGATTCGAACCGGCCAAGAAGCACCTGGTCGAGCTTTGCCTCCGTCAACTCATGGGGCTCTGCGGGTGTAGGCGGTTCATTCAGATTGAAACTCGCAAACAATTTGCCGCCCGGTTTGATCACTCTGCAAAGCTCATCGCACATGACCTGCAAATTCTGAACATGGTCGAGGGCATTCATCGTATACATGATGTCGACCGCGTCCGTTGGCAAAGGGATCACATTTTCAGTCGCCGTCACATAGATCATTCCATGCGACCTGATGTCGTCCGGATAGGTGTCAGCATAAGTTGGTATCAGCACATCTAGGCCGA comes from Altererythrobacter sp. ZODW24 and encodes:
- a CDS encoding methyltransferase domain-containing protein gives rise to the protein MAALQSGSEDLKDIIRKVRAKLADKHAHEMEHWDMQHAKEGLFKNDWYVGYMLAMAGEDSPDFVENLTVADFGCGPRGSLNWAAEARATAIGLDVLIPTYADTYPDDIRSHGMIYVTATENVIPLPTDAVDIMYTMNALDHVQNLQVMCDELCRVIKPGGKLFASFNLNEPPTPAEPHELTEAKLDQVLLGRFESHSRRFGRAVEGKAHYSEMLDGTSTYSDDEEGYMWFSGTLK